ACTCCAGAACTCTGTAGACAAACTTATTGCATTTACTCAGAAGCTTTTATGAAGATTGACTTGCAAGTGAGAAACAACAATCCAGCTTCAGTGCAGAAGGAAACCGCTGAGTCAGCACTACACACTGAATCTGTTCAGTAAGACAAAGTGCAAGGAGATCAATTCAAAAGTGCACAGTGTGAGATaggtttcttatttttttttccccttaaaGCTCACAACCCAATGAAGACAGAATAAGGATCCTCATTGTACTTaaaatctggattttgtttcGTTTCACTTAAAATCTTAATCTCAAAAGGAGCTAGTGACTATATCTGCTGCACAACTTCAGTTAAAACAAAGTAAAGTTACGTGTACATCAAGTACGACAAATGAAAATACTAGTACATTTCCTTGTACTTGAACGTAGCACTGATGTGGCTTGTTTTCTGCAAATCCACAGAAAGATGTCGTGGTGGTCGTCCGATCAGAGCAACATGATCAACGGTACAGACGGAGCCGTCTTCCATCCTCTGATCAACCGGAGCGAGCTGCTCTACATCTTCGCCGCTGAtctctgcaggtgtgtgtgtgtgtgtgttttttgtgtgtttgtgtgcgctggAGTGGATATGAATTTGTGTACAGTCAAAGAGCCACAACTTCCTGTCAGGTTCAAGGGGCTGAGTCACACGCTGAGTCATCATCTGATAaggatttgtggttattatAACTTCAGATAAGGAAAACGGTAAATTCAAAACACGTATGGAAAACAGAAGTTTGACCTGAACACACCTGGAAAGCTAATCGTACAGGAAGTGGATGGCGACTATCTATTTACAGCCCTAACTGCTCAGGTTACATTAGAAGCTTAAGAGGATGACAGTAGCATTTCAACATTTCCTTCCTGTTGGTGGTTTGTGGAGGTCTTTATTTAGAGACTAGATCTCAAGTTATGATTCCTAGAAGTAGACGCTGACACTGCTTCCCTGTCCACAGATCCATTCATCTGGCCTATGTTAAAGACGTGGAGGTGAAAGGCATCCAGGCGTTCCGCTTCGCCCCCCCCAGTGACGTCCTCATGAGCCCCAGGGACAACCCCAACAACGAGGGCTTCTGCGTGCCAGCCGGAGACTGTCTCGGCACCGGGGTGTTAAAAGTCAGCGTTTGTCGAGAAGGTAAGAacaccacccccaccctccctccctccgctgcCATCGCGCCTGACCCAGTTACCCTCCACCCACTTCCCTCTCATGACCCCAAACCAGTCCCATGACACATTCCCCCCCTCCGTCTCTCTACACCCCGCCTTTTAATGGTCGTTGGGTCAGCTGCCCCTGCCCTGGTGCCTCGGTGTTTGAGCATACCAGATTTCACTCAACCCAGGGTTCAATGATTAACTCCGCTGACTGGAGGCAGTGACTGTTGAAGCATTTTATGGTGGCCATTGAGTGTGATTGCTCGGATAAGGTAATCTCCTCTAGGATTGTCCCAGGAGGGAGTTGTAGTATCATGAGGAGATATGTAACTGTTTGTATAGTTTACGTAGGTATTTATAAAAATCTGTATCATAGTTTTTCCGAACATTGATCAGTCTAAAGGTCATGACAGGTTTACCAGCACAGGGACAGGTTTACTCCCTGTTGTAATTCTGCTTACTGCACAGTACCAGCTGCTGATATTCCTCTTTACAGCCCTTCCTCAATCTCCACATTCAAACAAAGACTGagtcatgtgtttgtttccctccAGGCGCTCCCATCGTGGTGTCTTTCCCACACTTCTATCAAGCCGACCCCAAGTACATCAACGCCGTGGAGGGGCTCAGCCCCAACAAGGAGGAGCACGAGACGTACCTCGACCTGCAGCCGGTACGACTCCGATGAGAACAGATCAGAGGCCGAGTGGCTGCTCTATGACGATCTTATCTAAATGAGAAGAGTTCCTCTGATTGTTaagctctctgtgtttttgattGCGTTGAGGGTTCCCTTGTGGGGGGTTGTGTTTGGTTCTGATTAGTCGCTTTAGATGGCGGTAACATACATTTTGTAAGATATACATGGCTCTGGGGATCTGacaatattcatatattttaccatttaattaaagaatttgggaaaataaatatCTACATGATAGGCAAGAAAAATAAGAATGTGAAGGCATTGAATTGATTAGTTACTCTCACTACCTATGATAAATTATTATAAACTTATTTATTGAATTTCGAAACAGACAATAGGAAAACAGTGATATGTTGAACTTCAATCCATATTTTAATGGATTTTTAAGGAGAATAATTAATAAGTGTGGTTCCCATACAGATAACTTGAATCAAATGATGCTCATTTTAACAATAATAAAGTCAACGGATGAATAAAATCAATATttactttataaatacaaaacaaaattgTCTTTCTCCCTgctaaaaacaaaattaagGCCCATTTACTcattcttacattttttttcacattttaatggtCAGGACAGTAGTTTTCCTCCATTATGTGAGAAGAcggaagagaaaataaaagatatgGTAATATTCCCTGAAACGTCTCTGCTCCGTCCTCTAATAAAGTCTTTGTCTCTCCTTTCTTCAGACCACAGGAGTTCCAATTCGTGCCTGCAAGCGAGCCCAGCTCAACATCATCCTGAAAAGAGTCGAAGGGTTCCCGTAAGTCCAACATCGCTGAACCCTGACCCACTTCCCCGTTACCACACTCTGTCCCCATTTCATTTCGACCTCATGTTGAGCCAGATGTTCTGTCTGACCtccccgcctctctctctctctctctctctctgccccgcAGCAAAACCAGGTACATCAACGAGACCATTTTCCCCATCATGTTCGTCAATGAggtgaggacccccccccccccaccccctttagCACCAACTGAAACAAAGCTGTTCTGATGAGTGAAAATCATTAATCACCACTGGCTCCTCTCTCGAAAACCATAGACGGCGACAATCGACGATGACTCGGCGTCCCAGATGAGGACGATGCTCCTGATCGTGACGCTGGTTTCAAACTTCCCTTTGCTCATCGTGGGCTTGGGCGTCATCCTGCTGATGGTGCTCGTAGTCCTGCTCTGCCGAAACCGCCAGAAGAAGGTAAGAGCCACCGCTGGTTTCTGTGGCATTAATAATCCCAGAGTGTCATTAATCCGCCAACAGTTTCCCACTGACATGAGCTTTAGAGCGTTAATGGGACCTAGAGGAAAGCCAGCAGTGTAGTGATATGTCCCAGtaaatccaattttttttttttttaagtgttgaCTTGGTTTTTGCATGATGAACATTTTTCATGCACTTACCCCCCCCCGGGCTTACACGCATGTTAACTAACCCACTTCCTGACTTCAAATgtcgtttttttattatttaaatttagttttttctcgcTGAATAGTTCCTGACAGTCGATGCGTCTTTGGATGAGTCGACAGATCGGTGTATTCAGATAGAAGAAGGAATCTAAGCTCCCTTGTTGTTCCGTGAAGCTGTGACCTGTCGTAGCACTGCAGAGAACCAAAGGGCTTTGAACTGGAATAGTCCCGAGAATGAGGAACCGCACATGTTCACCTCTTATCTCCACTAGAGCAGGATCGATGACGTGAACTCTGGCCTCTCTGCCTTCTGTATTGTCGTAGTTCAGGTTATTCATTTTCCAGAGAGTGGCGCGTTACATGCATGTAAATGGTGTCGGTTTATATTATGGGAGATATTTGCTTTTTAGAAGAGAATATTCatgtctgtttttaaatgtgtgtgaatatgaataATGCCAGGAGGCAGCTAGCTTAGCATAGCTTATCATAAAGACTGGAAGAGGGTAAACTGGCTCGCCTGACTCTGTCCAAAGCAAAGAACCAACTCcaaactttttactttttatttttggatGCATTGAAAAAACAAGATTCTACCATGTTAAGTAATGGGCACCAGATTTGCTGGAGTTTtacaaaattcctggatctcGTTTCCTTTGGACAGACTTCAGGCTCATACTTGCATTGACTTGTTTTTTGCCCTAATTGCAATGTGACAAAGTGTTGTATTAACATGTTCTAATTTTAATTTTCTGTAACCCCcccttttttctgtttctgttttagaATGAAGTAAAACGTATTGTTTTTACTGAAGCTTTTCATTCTTTTGCTGTAAGTCTTCTTTTTTGCCTTGTTTGCTGTTCTCATTTTTCAATTTGTTATCCATCATCTCTGAATATTATCATTTGTAATTGCCTGTACGGGACATAGAATTCCCTTTTTTGAGTTCTCGCCTCACAGTGTAATTGGTCATTGTTTAAATTAAGTTCATAAGTTCTTTGGTGTTTTACTGTGAACATCAGTCAAAACATTAATTCCCATCTCAGTGTCTGTGTTAATTGTGTGACTATGTGGACGTCTTGCCAGTGCTCTGGTTTGTACTAACTTACCTCCTGACTCTCCCCCTCCAGACGGCAAAGGACGACACGGCTTACACTCAGGTCAGCGACAAACCGGACGAGCCGTCGGAAGCGCCAGCCAACCAGCCGATGAAGAACGGCTCCTACATTGCCATGTCTCCAGTGGAGCCCCAGAAGTGTTGATGGAGAATCGCCTGGCCCAGCGTGGAGCTCAGGAAGGGGGCTGAGGGAGCAGCACAGGGGTGATGCATTAACCAGGGGTGGGGTTTACACACAGTGAGCTCGTTTCACGTATTTTTGGggtgagtgtgtgggggggaggataTGGAAAGGGGCGGGGCAGAACCCCCAGTAGATGTTTAGTGAACAGAGACAATGCTCGTCTCGCTGAGCCCTCCTATGACTGTCTGTCCTCCTCTACTCTACTTGCTGAGCATGGCCCTCACCGCCTGCCgtactgcaacacaacaaactccCACACCTTTACTCCTCCTTTCCGTCCTGGTCGGCCCACAAACACGTCGGGAGGCTGGACGGGCTCGGCCAGGACAAGCCTTTTTTCCGTAACTCTTCTGAAGGACCACAGTAGCATAGGTGTCGCTAATGCACAAGGATGCATGATCTTCTGCTGACTAAAAATGGCTGAAAGGCTGTTTCTTACTCCCCTACACAGCAGTGGGTATCGTATTCTtgctctttcctctccatcGGTGTTGCGTGAGGAGAAAACTTCAAACcgacagatacacaaacaaaaaaaatcccccTGTAAAATCGTAAACTTAGGACACAGCTGTGAGCTCCTGGGCTCCGAGGATAACATGGTTTTGCTAACAAAACTGAACATAtcctttttgtaaaaaaaaagacagtctGAGCCAAACTATTTATAgcatttttgccttttttttcttcctaagATGAATTGgtgcgtgcacacaaacacacacatcgcaCTTCCAAGTATGTGTTGGTGGGAGTGTTGGTGCACCTTGATGAACACATCGACGTCCTGCTGTGATGGACGATGCTCAACTGGTTTTCTTGATGCAGGCGCGATGTCCCATGACACCTGATATACTCGTGATTTCAACCCCActtccttcattttttttttttttgtgtcagccTCACTTTTTACCCTTAAACACTagttacagaaatgaaacgCTCAGTTTCTTTTCAGAATCCTAATCAGCTGACGTAGCTAGATATGACATCACCAACAGTAGCTCGATTTAAAATCGAACCTCTAGGCTTCTTCACACCTTCAGAACAAAAAGGGAGATCACAACACCCACAGATCTTACACGGGAGACTTGAACCTGCTTTCTGCCTTACAACGGTTCAGTGTGTTCGTTATGTTTCAAAACTATATAAGCTGGAAATCTCTTTTCGCCATTGTACATATTTAAGGGGAGACGTTACAGAGATACCTCTGACCAAATCCAGCCAGCAGTCCTGCTCTGGGTGTGCAGGGAGACGCTGACTTTGCTCTGGTGTCGGCCGCTCCTGCACATCTACACTGTTACTTATTAGAGAAAGCACAATTTGGATTTGCTAAAAAAAACCAGGCCGGAACGCAAGGCcaccaggtttttttttttggggaccTATTATAATTCTGATATATTTACAGCTTGTTATGTCAAAGACACTGTCAAGTGCCGTGACTCTTCACCGCTCGCCGCTGTGCAGTCGTACAGTTTGCCAAGGAACCTGTTGGCATTCAGGCAAACGCAGCACTTGAATCACTGTTTGTCTTACGGTTCCTGTCGTGGTCTCCAGTTCTTTCTGTCCGCCACACTCGTCCCGTCACACGTCAAACTCGTCGGTGTTCGCCAGCGGGAAGTGAATTCGGGGCCGTGACACTGTCAACGTGGAAAGTTCCCTGCACTTTGCCTGCAAATTGTGCcctgtgtgttattttgtttctttgtcctcGTCATTTCGATGACGGTGGCCCATGAGTTCAGTACATTTCCCTGTTTGTCCTGGCTAGTATTGGTTCTGATGATGTTTTCCAGGACAGCAGACGCCCCTGCCTCTGTGTTAACTTGCTTCTCAGCACATAGAGTGTCTTCTTTTGATATACTTTTGTATTTGTCATtgctgctaaaaaaaaaaaaaatgccataaCCTATGGACTTGTATTCAACCATAACTTGCTCGTATTCAGGTCGACTCacacaggcttttttttttttttatccaagtCTTAAATCTTTTAAGGTTTTTCTGTGTTGACTTGAGCCTTTCGACACCTGAGCACAAGATACAAAGCCCTAAGCTTGCTGCCATTTATTGGACTTAGCAGTTAT
The genomic region above belongs to Pleuronectes platessa chromosome 4, fPlePla1.1, whole genome shotgun sequence and contains:
- the scarb2a gene encoding lysosome membrane protein 2a; its protein translation is MTRRSCAIYITGIVCAHLLIVGIALVVAQVFQTMIASRLKKEITLTEKSHFFESWKNPPPPVYMEYYFFNVTNPEVFLKGGKAVLKQIGPYTYREYRPRENVTFLENGTKIFALNPKSFVFVPEKSAGDPTKDILTTVNIPLVAVMNELKLKYNFYTRSFLSLFMLSIEVFMKRSVHEVLWGFKDPLLSKIHSLQKDVDENFGLMYKKNGTHEGEFVFHTGEQNYMDFGKIDTWNGMRKMSWWSSDQSNMINGTDGAVFHPLINRSELLYIFAADLCRSIHLAYVKDVEVKGIQAFRFAPPSDVLMSPRDNPNNEGFCVPAGDCLGTGVLKVSVCREGAPIVVSFPHFYQADPKYINAVEGLSPNKEEHETYLDLQPTTGVPIRACKRAQLNIILKRVEGFPKTRYINETIFPIMFVNETATIDDDSASQMRTMLLIVTLVSNFPLLIVGLGVILLMVLVVLLCRNRQKKNEVKRIVFTEAFHSFATAKDDTAYTQVSDKPDEPSEAPANQPMKNGSYIAMSPVEPQKC